From Patulibacter sp. SYSU D01012:
GTCGCGTGGGTCGACGCGCCGATCCGCACGCAGGGCATCTACACGCGCCCGGTGACCGTCGGCCACAACGTCTGGATCGGCTACGGCGGCTGCGTGCTGCGCGGCGTGACCGTCGGCGACAACGCCGTGCTCGGCACGTACGCGGTGGCCACGAAGGACGTGCCGAGCAACGGCGTGGCCGCCGGCGCCCCGGCGCGCGTGGTGCGGATGCGGCCCGCGCCGGAGCGGATGACGTGGGAGGACCCGCACGACGTGCCGCTGAGCGCGGCGGACGAGCGGCGGCTCGCCGAGCGGCGGGCGCAGCGCGAGGCGGACGCGGCGGCCGAGAAGGCCGCGCGGGGCGCCGCCCCCGGCGGCCCGTCGGCGGCCGACGACGCGGACGCGGTCTAGGCCCGTCGGCCGGCCCCACCGGGCGGGCCGCTCAGCCCGCCTTGCGGGCGGCGACCATCAGGTTGTAGAAGAGCCCCGCCGGCAGCCGACCCTCGAGCAGGCGCCGGTCGAGCTGCTGGAAGAGCAGGTAGCCGCGGAAGGCGTAGGTGCGCCAGCCCCACGGCACGTCCTCGTCGCGCGCCGTCGCCTCGAGCGCGCGGTTGAACCAGCCGAACCAGTTCGCGGCCAGCTCCTCGCCCTGGACGTCGACGCGCTCGAAGCCGGCGGCCGCGACGGGCGCCCGCAGGTCGGACGGGACGAAGGCGTGGACGTCGACCTGCGACTCGAGCTGGTTGTTCTCCTGGCCGCCGTCGTGATGGCCGTGCTCGGCCGCGCGGGCCCGGATGGCCTTGCGCCACAGCGGCGCGGCGTAGTGCGCGGCGCGCTTGGGCACCGCGGCGATCTTGTCGCCGTTGCGCGACGGCTCGCCGGCGAAGAGGACGACGCCGCCGGGCCGCAGGACGCGGTGGAACTCGCGGAACGCCTGGTCCAGATCGGGGATGTGGTGCAGGATCGCGTGACCCATGACGAGGTCGAAGCTCTCGTCCGGGAAGGGCAGCGTCTCGGCGTCGGTGACGGCCGTCTCGACCTGCAGCCCCAGGCTCTCCGCGTTCTTCTGCAGCTGGGCGATCATGCCCGGCGAGATGTCGGTCGCGGTCGCGGCCTGCACGACGCCGGCCTGCAGGAGGTGCAGGGTGAAGTAGCCGGTGCCGGCGCCGATCTCGAGCGACCGCGCGAACGTCGGCAGCGGGTCGCCGAGGAGCTTGCGCACCTTCTGGAGCACCTGGTCGCGGCCGACCTCGCCCCAGTCGATGCCCCACTTGGCGTCGTACTGCGCCGCGGCGCCGTCGTGGTACCGCGTGTTGACGTCGCGGATCCGCTCCGCGGTCTCGGGCTCTGCGGCGGCGCTACCGGTGGTCGGGAAAGGCGACATGGATCGGCGCAGTGTACGCGCCGTCCATACACTTGCGCCGCGATGACCGCCCCCGGGGAGCACTACGTCCAACGGAACCAGCCGCCCGGCGTCCCGCCGCTCGCGCTGACGGGCGAGCGCACCCTGCCGGACGTCCCCGAGGAGAACTACTGGTACCGGCGCCACCTCGTCGTCTACGAGTGGATCGCGCGCCGCGTCGCCGGCCGCCGGGTGGTCGACCTGGCGTGCGGCGAGGGCTACGGCAGCGCGGTGCTCGCGGAGCGCGCGGCGTCCGTCGTCGGCGTCGACGCCAACCCCGAGGCGTTCGAGCACGCGCGCCTGCGCTACGTGCGGGACAACCTGTCCTTCGAGCGCACGCTCGTGGAGACCTGGGACGGCGACGCCGACGCCGTCGTCTTCCTGCAGACGATCGAGCACGTGCAGGATCCGGACGCGATCCTCGAGCGCTTCAAGGCGCTCGTCGGCGCCGGCGGGGTGGCGTACGTCTCCACGCCGAACCTGCTGACCCTCGCGCCCCCCGGCGCCGAGAAGTCCGAGAACCCCTGGCACGTGAAGGAGTACCGCGCGGACGAGTACCGCGAGCTGCTCGGGCGGCACTTCCGCGACGTCGAGATCCTCGGCCTGTATCACGCCCGCAAGCTGGCGCTCCACGCCTTCGCGCTGAAGCACCTGGCGTGGGACCGCGTGCACAAGGGCCTGCGGATCACGAAGCCGTTCTACGACCGCTTCACGCCGGCGATCGCGGCGTCCGACTTCGTCCTGCGGTCCGAGCACGACGGCGCCGACCTGGACGCCGCGCTCGACTTCGTGGCCGTGCTGCGGCCCTAGGACCCGAAGGGCGTCACTCCCCCGCGGCGGCGCGGTACCGCGCCGCCGCGTGCTCGCGCTCGGCGGCGTGGTCGACGATCGGCGCCGGGTAGTCCTCGCCGATGACGCAGCCGGCCTCGGCCTGCTCGAGCGGCCCCATGCGCCACGGCTCGGCGATGCGCTCGGGCGGGACGCGGCGCAGCTCGGGCACCCAGCGGCGCACGTAGCGGCCGTCCGGGTCGAAGCGCTGCAGCTGCCGGGTCGGGTTGAAGAGCCGCTGGAAGTACGGCTTGGGGTCGACGCCGATCGACGTGACCCACTGCCAGTTGCCGTCGTTCTGCGTCGGCTCGCCGTCGAGCAGCAGCGACCAGAAGTGCCGCTCGCCGAGGCGCCAGTCGACGTGCAGGTCCTTCGTCAGGAACGAGCCCACGACGAGCCGCGCGCGGTTGTGCATCCAGCCCGTCGCCGCGAGCTGGCGCATCCCCGCGTCGACGAGCGGATAGCCCGTGCGGCCCGCCCGCCACGCCCGCAGGCCGTCCTCGTCCTCCTCCCAGGCGAGCGTCCGGTAGCGGGGCTGGTGCGCCCGTAGCCGGTCCTGCGGGTGGTGCAGGTACACGTGGGCGTAGAAGTCGCGCCAGGCGAGCTGCCGCACGAACGCCGCAGGCCCCTCGCCCTCGAGCTGCGCCGCGCGGGCCTCGAGCCAGCGCGGCGAGACCGTCCCCCACCGCAGGTGCGGGGAGAGGCCGCTCGTGCCCCCGGACGGCCGGTCGGTGCCGGGCGGGCCCGCGAGCCGGTCGTGCTCGTCGGCGTAGTCCGCGATGGGGCCGTCCAGCCACTCCCGCGCGGCGGCCAGGCCGGCGTCCTCGCCCGGCCGGTGGAAGCGCCGGGGCGCGTCGGTGCGGCCCCGGCCGCCCAGGTCGTCGGGGCCGGGCAACAGCTCGCTCCCCACGCCGGCCGGCACCGCGACGCGCTCGGGGGCGTCGACGACGCGGCGGCGATCCGCGTGGTCCCAGACGCGCGCGAACGGCGAGAAGACGGTGTAGGGCCGGCCCTGGCCGGAGCGGATCGCGCCCGGGTCGGAGACGACGTACTGGCCCGCCGTCGGCACCGCGGTGACGCCGGCCCGCTCGAGCGCGGCCGCCACGCGCCCGTCGCGGCGCACGCCGAAGGGGCTGGCGTCGGCGGTCCAGCGCACGACCCGCGCTCCCGTCTTCGCCGCGAGCGCGACGAGCGCCGCGGCCGGGTCGCCGTGGCGGACGACGAGCCGCCCGCCGCGCTCGCGCAGCGCCGCGTCGAGCGCCTCCAGGCAGCCGGCGAGGAAGTGCGCGCGCGGCCCGGACGCGGCGGGGCCGTCCGCGACCGCCGGGTCGACGACGAAGACCGGCACCACGTCGC
This genomic window contains:
- a CDS encoding class I SAM-dependent methyltransferase; the encoded protein is MSPFPTTGSAAAEPETAERIRDVNTRYHDGAAAQYDAKWGIDWGEVGRDQVLQKVRKLLGDPLPTFARSLEIGAGTGYFTLHLLQAGVVQAATATDISPGMIAQLQKNAESLGLQVETAVTDAETLPFPDESFDLVMGHAILHHIPDLDQAFREFHRVLRPGGVVLFAGEPSRNGDKIAAVPKRAAHYAAPLWRKAIRARAAEHGHHDGGQENNQLESQVDVHAFVPSDLRAPVAAAGFERVDVQGEELAANWFGWFNRALEATARDEDVPWGWRTYAFRGYLLFQQLDRRLLEGRLPAGLFYNLMVAARKAG
- a CDS encoding class I SAM-dependent methyltransferase; the encoded protein is MTAPGEHYVQRNQPPGVPPLALTGERTLPDVPEENYWYRRHLVVYEWIARRVAGRRVVDLACGEGYGSAVLAERAASVVGVDANPEAFEHARLRYVRDNLSFERTLVETWDGDADAVVFLQTIEHVQDPDAILERFKALVGAGGVAYVSTPNLLTLAPPGAEKSENPWHVKEYRADEYRELLGRHFRDVEILGLYHARKLALHAFALKHLAWDRVHKGLRITKPFYDRFTPAIAASDFVLRSEHDGADLDAALDFVAVLRP
- a CDS encoding deoxyribodipyrimidine photo-lyase; amino-acid sequence: MGSAEIVWFRRDLRVHDHPALHAAAERGDVVPVFVVDPAVADGPAASGPRAHFLAGCLEALDAALRERGGRLVVRHGDPAAALVALAAKTGARVVRWTADASPFGVRRDGRVAAALERAGVTAVPTAGQYVVSDPGAIRSGQGRPYTVFSPFARVWDHADRRRVVDAPERVAVPAGVGSELLPGPDDLGGRGRTDAPRRFHRPGEDAGLAAAREWLDGPIADYADEHDRLAGPPGTDRPSGGTSGLSPHLRWGTVSPRWLEARAAQLEGEGPAAFVRQLAWRDFYAHVYLHHPQDRLRAHQPRYRTLAWEEDEDGLRAWRAGRTGYPLVDAGMRQLAATGWMHNRARLVVGSFLTKDLHVDWRLGERHFWSLLLDGEPTQNDGNWQWVTSIGVDPKPYFQRLFNPTRQLQRFDPDGRYVRRWVPELRRVPPERIAEPWRMGPLEQAEAGCVIGEDYPAPIVDHAAEREHAAARYRAAAGE